Part of the Gemmatimonadaceae bacterium genome, GGTATGCGGAGCCTGCGACCGCTCCTGAGCCGAGGGGAAGCACTGCAGTGCTTCGCGCGACAGCGGCGAGCCGGATGCGGTCCCGCTCCAGCGGCCAGAAGTGTGACAGCATCCAGTGTGCGGTTGAAACAGGCTGTGCCCGCTGAAGGTGCGTGTACGCCGGCATGTAAACCTGCTCGAGGTCCTCAGCGTGGCTGACCATTACCTGTTGGAGCGCACGAATTGACGAATCGAGTCGGGTGCAGGCTTCCATTGTCCACAGTCGCGTGGCGGTCGCCACCTGATCGTTGCGGCTGCGGCCAGTGTGCAGTTTGGATGCAACGTCCCCGACTTCCTCGTGGAGCATCCGGTCGATCATCGTGTGAACATCTTCGTCGGATGAATGAGCCTGCTCGCCGGCGGCAAGCCGGCTTCCGACGACGGCGAGCCCACGCTCGATATGCTTGCTTTCTTCGAGTGTCAGTACGCCCGCTCCCCAGAGAGCCATCGCCCAGGCCTGTGATAAGCGGATGTCTGCCGGCCAAAGGCGGAAATCAACACCGATCGAGCGATTGAGCGCGTTGAGCGCGTCAGCGGTTGGTGCAGAGAAGCGACCGCCCCAGAGCTTATGAGATCGCTCCTCATCCGGCATCAGCTCTAGTCTTGCCACGACGCCGCGAGAACCGGCGTCTCCTCGTGCGTGGAAACGGGAGCGACGGCACGTGCGGCGAGCTCCTGATCGCGCAGCGCGCGGACGCGGCTGGGCAGGGAATAGAGTCGTATGAATCCACCGGCATCGCTCTGTTTGTAGACGTCATCCTCGCCGAAGGTCACGAAGCGCTCATCGTAAAGCGCGTACTCGCTGGCTCGGCTGATGACAGTCACTGTGCCCTTGTACAAGCGGAGTGTGACGCCGCCGGTCACTCGTTCCTGCGTGACGTTCACGAATGCGTCGTAGGCTTCGCGCTCGGTTGTCCACCACCGGCCTTCGTAGACGAGATCGGCGTAGCGTGGAGCGATTGAATCCTTGGCGGAGAGAGTGCGTCGATCGAGGATGAGCTGCTCGAGCTCGCTGTGTGCCACATAGAGAAGTGTGCCCCCCGGCGTTTCATAAACGCCGCGGGATTTCATCCCAACCAGTCTGTCCTCGACGAGATCGATCCGTCCGACCCCGTGTCGTCCGCCAATTTCGTTCAGCGCAGTGAGGATGGCAACAGGGTCGAGGAAGGTTCCGTCGACTGCAACCGGAGTACCTTCACTGAAGCCGATTGTGACATCCTCGGGCTCGTCGGGCGCGAGCTCCGGCGCAGTGGTGAGCATGAAAAGGTCAGGCGGCGGCGGCTGACCCGGATCCTCCAGCACTCCGCCTTCGTGCGAGATGTGCCAGATGTTGCGATCTCGCGAGTATATCTTCTCGCGCGATGCCGTAACCGGGACCTTGTGCTTCTTGGCATACGCGAGTGCGTCCTCGCGGCTGCGGATATCCCACTCGCGCCAGGGGGCAATAACCGGCAGGTCCGGAGCAAAGGCGGCGTACGTGAGCTCGAACCGAACCTGATCGTTGCCCTTGCCGGTGCAGCCATGGGCGAGTGCATCGGCACCGATGCGCCGAGCGACCTCGACCTGGCGTTTCGCGAGCAAAGGACGCCCCATCGATGTACCCAGCAGGTATTTGCG contains:
- a CDS encoding argininosuccinate synthase, with product MTQTIVLAYSGGLDTSIIVPWLRENYDARIICVAGDIGQGDELEGVRDKAIASGADECYIEDLRHEFVSEFIWPTLRAGAVYGRKYLLGTSMGRPLLAKRQVEVARRIGADALAHGCTGKGNDQVRFELTYAAFAPDLPVIAPWREWDIRSREDALAYAKKHKVPVTASREKIYSRDRNIWHISHEGGVLEDPGQPPPPDLFMLTTAPELAPDEPEDVTIGFSEGTPVAVDGTFLDPVAILTALNEIGGRHGVGRIDLVEDRLVGMKSRGVYETPGGTLLYVAHSELEQLILDRRTLSAKDSIAPRYADLVYEGRWWTTEREAYDAFVNVTQERVTGGVTLRLYKGTVTVISRASEYALYDERFVTFGEDDVYKQSDAGGFIRLYSLPSRVRALRDQELAARAVAPVSTHEETPVLAASWQD